A single Arachidicoccus sp. BS20 DNA region contains:
- a CDS encoding DUF3945 domain-containing protein, translated as MSEETTNKQEMPEQLSDILLVLDKEKKKIQAVKSIDENGKMETVDPTKRNENLFMRLDKHGDFISNFLSNFWRQLKDPTQFSFFKVSADEAVNKAKEFQKHVANPTSEGEKVMKEHEVKPETPQEQKQENKKDMETTQTTSENSEYRFRPEQIDWETMNNLGLNKEYLEKRNLLDPLLRGYKTNELVPIGVNLDTAIVRTDARLSLQLAEDGKVVAAIHGVRREPNLNMEFFGHKFTDEDKKNLLQTGNMGRVVDLKNTKTGEMMPSIVSVDRLTNELIALKTDFIKIPNEIKGIKLNDQQKQILMEGKPLYLEGMTSTKGNEFSATVQFNADKRYVEFLFDRSNNNRQSQSNQKNNQQSQSNEIPRTFRGKELNDEQYDKFKAGQTVYVDGLVDKKGQKYQGYITLNKDTNRTEFSFQNPNKLKEQAKPTEANKTQTAVNSEGKTNEATKNIKEPLKTGQQTPKDKKQQEQQEKPRTSAKSRGVKR; from the coding sequence ATGAGCGAAGAAACAACAAACAAACAGGAAATGCCCGAACAGCTTTCGGACATATTGCTAGTGCTGGATAAAGAAAAAAAGAAAATCCAGGCAGTAAAAAGCATTGATGAAAACGGCAAAATGGAAACCGTTGACCCCACCAAGAGAAACGAAAACCTGTTCATGCGTCTGGACAAACACGGTGATTTCATTTCCAATTTTCTATCCAATTTTTGGAGACAGCTGAAAGATCCCACGCAGTTCTCATTTTTCAAGGTTTCGGCTGACGAGGCCGTAAATAAAGCAAAGGAATTTCAGAAGCATGTAGCTAATCCTACTTCCGAAGGTGAAAAAGTGATGAAAGAACACGAGGTAAAACCGGAAACCCCGCAAGAACAAAAACAAGAAAACAAAAAAGATATGGAAACAACACAGACCACATCGGAAAATAGCGAATACCGCTTCAGGCCGGAACAGATTGATTGGGAAACAATGAACAATCTTGGGTTAAACAAGGAGTACCTGGAAAAAAGAAACCTGCTCGACCCTTTATTGAGGGGGTACAAAACCAATGAGCTTGTGCCTATCGGTGTAAACCTTGACACTGCCATTGTCCGTACCGATGCACGATTGTCATTACAACTTGCAGAAGACGGTAAGGTCGTGGCGGCAATACACGGTGTACGCAGGGAGCCTAACCTGAATATGGAATTTTTCGGACACAAGTTTACCGATGAGGATAAGAAAAACCTGCTCCAAACAGGCAATATGGGACGTGTTGTCGATTTGAAAAATACCAAAACGGGGGAAATGATGCCGTCCATTGTCAGCGTAGACAGGCTTACCAATGAGCTGATTGCATTAAAGACAGATTTCATCAAGATTCCCAATGAGATTAAGGGCATAAAGCTGAATGACCAGCAAAAGCAGATCTTGATGGAGGGTAAACCGCTCTATTTGGAGGGTATGACTTCCACGAAAGGAAATGAATTTTCCGCAACTGTACAATTCAATGCGGATAAACGCTATGTAGAGTTCCTGTTTGACAGGAGCAACAATAATCGGCAGTCGCAAAGCAACCAAAAAAATAACCAGCAAAGCCAATCCAATGAAATTCCGAGAACTTTCAGGGGCAAGGAACTCAACGATGAACAATACGATAAGTTCAAAGCCGGGCAAACCGTCTATGTTGATGGTTTGGTAGATAAGAAAGGGCAGAAATACCAGGGCTACATCACGCTCAACAAGGATACCAATAGAACGGAGTTCTCCTTTCAAAATCCGAACAAACTCAAAGAGCAGGCGAAACCTACCGAAGCCAACAAAACGCAGACCGCCGTCAATTCGGAGGGTAAAACCAACGAAGCGACCAAGAACATCAAAGAGCCTTTGAAGACTGGTCAGCAAACCCCGAAAGACAAAAAGCAGCAGGAACAACAGGAAAAGCCCCGAACCTCTGCAAAATCAAGAGGCGTAAAAAGATAA
- a CDS encoding type IA DNA topoisomerase: MKTIIAEKPSVAREIARLLGASDKKDGYLTGNGYFVTWAFGHLIGLGMPEDYGISGFDKSALPILPNPFLLTVRKVKKDKGYTADAGALKQLKVIKELFHKSDSIIVATDAGREGELIFRYIYEHLKCSKPFERLWISSLTEKAIKQGFDNLKDGKEFDGLYQAAQGRSRADWLVGINATQALSIAAGNGVYSLGRVQTPTLALICKRYLENKNFSIKQYCQIQLLHNKEFIDFKSLSKTKWDDQRQAEDALRCIERNGNTIIVTSVETKSVTEQPPLLFDLTGLQKEANKKLNLSAEETLNIAQNLYEKKFITYPRTGSKYIPEDMWAEIPNLVRALQGRETCKQAVSKIKWGRFNKRIINDLRVTDHHGLLITDKIPSALNAKENAVYDMIAFRLLEALSGACIKEITDVELQALYYDFTAKGCKVMEPGWRTIKGSFTDDYTEPIQDLPELKKGDELRIKEAAVLEKKTKPPVLYTEAGLLLAMETAGKEIENEEERKALQNIGIGTPATRASIIETLFTRNYIQREKKSLIPTEKGLQVYELVKERKIADVAMTAEWELALQKIETGEADAGAFQKEMETYASTITHELLQTSIANTNLPKLTCPKCKSQQLIIRYKLAKCPDEVCNWVQFRNICGVQIGIADIENLVNKGKTALIKGMTTKAGKKFDAYIVLNEDYKTSFEFAKNKSYKK, from the coding sequence ATGAAAACAATCATTGCAGAAAAACCAAGCGTAGCAAGGGAAATAGCCCGCCTGTTGGGAGCATCCGATAAAAAGGACGGCTACCTGACGGGCAATGGCTATTTTGTTACCTGGGCATTCGGTCATTTAATCGGATTAGGAATGCCAGAAGATTACGGCATATCGGGATTTGATAAATCAGCCCTGCCAATATTGCCCAACCCGTTTTTGCTGACCGTCCGCAAGGTTAAAAAAGACAAAGGCTATACTGCTGATGCAGGTGCATTAAAACAACTAAAGGTCATCAAAGAACTATTCCATAAAAGCGATAGCATTATTGTAGCGACCGATGCCGGACGTGAGGGTGAACTCATTTTCAGATACATTTACGAACACCTGAAATGCAGCAAACCGTTTGAACGTCTTTGGATAAGCTCACTTACCGAAAAAGCCATCAAGCAGGGATTTGACAATCTGAAAGACGGAAAGGAATTTGACGGATTGTACCAGGCTGCACAAGGCAGAAGCCGTGCCGATTGGCTCGTAGGCATCAATGCTACACAGGCTTTATCCATTGCCGCAGGAAACGGCGTGTATTCACTCGGCAGGGTGCAAACACCTACACTCGCTCTTATTTGCAAACGCTATCTGGAAAACAAAAACTTCTCGATAAAACAATATTGTCAGATACAGTTGTTGCACAACAAAGAGTTCATTGATTTTAAAAGCCTTTCCAAAACCAAATGGGACGACCAAAGGCAGGCAGAAGATGCGCTCAGGTGTATTGAAAGGAACGGGAATACGATTATCGTTACCTCGGTAGAAACAAAAAGCGTTACAGAGCAACCACCTTTATTATTTGACCTGACAGGACTACAAAAAGAAGCCAACAAAAAGCTCAACCTTTCCGCTGAAGAAACGCTCAACATTGCTCAAAACCTGTATGAAAAGAAATTTATTACTTATCCACGCACCGGGAGCAAATACATTCCCGAAGATATGTGGGCGGAAATTCCGAACCTTGTAAGGGCTTTGCAGGGCAGGGAAACCTGTAAGCAAGCCGTATCCAAAATAAAATGGGGTCGTTTCAACAAACGTATTATAAACGATTTACGAGTTACCGACCATCACGGTTTGTTGATTACGGATAAAATACCTTCAGCTCTGAACGCAAAGGAAAATGCGGTTTATGATATGATTGCCTTTCGGTTGCTCGAAGCCCTTTCTGGGGCCTGCATCAAAGAGATTACCGATGTGGAGTTACAGGCATTGTATTACGATTTTACGGCAAAAGGCTGTAAGGTTATGGAACCGGGCTGGCGCACCATTAAAGGCAGTTTTACGGACGATTATACCGAACCTATACAGGATTTGCCCGAACTGAAAAAGGGCGATGAACTCAGAATCAAGGAAGCTGCCGTTTTGGAAAAGAAAACCAAACCGCCTGTGCTTTATACCGAAGCCGGACTTTTGTTGGCTATGGAAACCGCAGGTAAGGAAATTGAAAACGAGGAAGAACGGAAAGCTCTGCAAAACATCGGTATCGGTACGCCTGCCACAAGGGCATCAATCATTGAAACGCTGTTTACCCGCAACTATATCCAAAGGGAAAAAAAATCCTTAATCCCAACCGAAAAGGGTTTGCAGGTGTATGAATTGGTCAAAGAACGGAAAATTGCAGATGTGGCAATGACCGCCGAATGGGAATTGGCGTTACAGAAAATTGAAACGGGCGAAGCGGATGCCGGAGCGTTCCAAAAGGAAATGGAAACCTACGCTTCTACTATTACCCATGAATTATTGCAGACTTCCATTGCCAATACGAACCTGCCAAAACTTACCTGCCCGAAATGCAAAAGCCAACAGTTAATAATCCGTTATAAACTTGCCAAATGCCCTGATGAGGTTTGTAATTGGGTACAGTTCCGCAATATATGTGGCGTGCAAATCGGTATAGCCGATATTGAAAACCTTGTCAATAAAGGCAAAACGGCTCTTATCAAAGGAATGACCACTAAAGCCGGAAAGAAATTCGATGCCTATATCGTATTGAATGAAGATTACAAGACCTCCTTTGAATTTGCTAAAAATAAAAGTTATAAAAAGTAA
- a CDS encoding ORF6N domain-containing protein — translation MENKPTINPMEIKKLIYTIRDKQVMLDSDLATLYQVETKNLNKAVKRNIERFPEKFCFQLTNDEADFLRFQIGTSNVGRGGRRYLPYVFGEQGIAMLSAVLRSDVAVRVSIDIMDAFVEMRRMLISNASLFHRLDKMEIRQLETDQKIEEIFKALESDKLQSDKGIFYNGQVFDAYTFVSDIIRNAESSIILLDNYVDDTVLTLLGKRKTNVTATIYTKSISNQLRLDLQRYNSQYPPIEIKIFSDAHDRFLIIDQTELYHIGASLKDLGKKWFAFSRMDIEVSRMLRLLTK, via the coding sequence ATGGAAAATAAACCTACCATTAATCCAATGGAAATCAAGAAACTGATTTACACCATTCGTGATAAGCAGGTGATGTTGGACAGCGACCTTGCTACTTTGTACCAAGTAGAAACAAAGAACCTGAACAAAGCCGTAAAACGGAATATAGAGCGGTTTCCCGAAAAGTTCTGTTTTCAACTGACCAATGACGAAGCCGATTTTTTGAGGTTCCAAATTGGAACCTCAAACGTAGGGCGAGGCGGAAGACGTTATCTGCCCTACGTTTTCGGCGAACAAGGGATAGCGATGCTATCCGCAGTGCTTCGCTCCGATGTGGCTGTAAGAGTGAGTATTGATATTATGGACGCATTTGTAGAAATGCGACGTATGCTAATCAGCAATGCTTCTCTGTTTCATAGACTAGATAAGATGGAGATAAGGCAATTAGAAACCGACCAAAAGATTGAGGAAATTTTTAAGGCTTTGGAAAGCGACAAGCTCCAAAGTGACAAAGGCATTTTCTATAATGGTCAGGTCTTTGATGCTTATACATTTGTATCGGATATAATCAGAAATGCCGAAAGTTCCATTATCCTGCTGGATAATTACGTGGACGATACCGTACTGACCCTATTGGGTAAACGCAAAACAAATGTAACCGCAACAATCTATACCAAAAGTATCAGCAATCAGTTACGGTTAGACCTGCAACGCTACAACAGCCAATACCCGCCTATTGAGATTAAGATTTTCTCTGATGCACACGACCGCTTTTTAATCATAGACCAAACGGAATTATACCATATCGGAGCATCGCTCAAAGACCTGGGTAAAAAATGGTTTGCCTTTTCACGAATGGATATTGAAGTCAGTAGGATGCTTAGATTACTTACCAAATAA
- a CDS encoding DUF1896 domain-containing protein, which yields MGTQQKDLSYFRLRLQELLNSSFPEKAHDQKFIDQRSSWAANAYEGAFRSGNPIEQCNEIANYILFQGLHFSKFDTVFQVVCNEFDTVMADEELRPFALKMLPVCEPVFARYELTDDFAYGYEFDLLYTELIGIIAIWIEENGLQ from the coding sequence ATGGGTACACAGCAAAAAGACTTGTCGTATTTCAGATTACGACTGCAAGAATTACTAAACAGCAGCTTTCCAGAAAAGGCTCATGACCAAAAATTTATTGACCAGCGTTCATCGTGGGCAGCCAATGCTTATGAGGGTGCTTTCCGTTCGGGAAACCCGATTGAACAGTGCAATGAGATTGCCAATTACATACTTTTTCAGGGTTTACATTTTTCTAAGTTTGACACAGTTTTCCAAGTGGTATGCAATGAGTTTGATACCGTAATGGCAGACGAGGAACTGCGACCGTTTGCTCTTAAAATGCTCCCTGTCTGCGAGCCTGTTTTTGCCCGATATGAACTGACCGATGATTTCGCATACGGTTATGAGTTTGACCTGCTTTATACCGAACTGATTGGAATAATCGCAATATGGATTGAGGAAAATGGGCTTCAGTAA